Proteins encoded together in one Kitasatospora albolonga window:
- a CDS encoding DNA-binding response regulator — translation MIRVLLADDHPVVREGLRGMLDAEPDLSVVGEASSGPRAEALCAELLPDIVLMDLRMPGGGGVESIRRIRAAGLPCRVVVLTTYESDGDILRAVEAGASGYLLKDLGRGELAEAIRAAARGETVLAPTVATRLVDQLRGVPELPRLSERETEVLRLVAEGCTNAEIGRRLFIGESTVKTHLLRIFGKLGVSDRTAAVTGAMRHGLL, via the coding sequence ATGATCCGTGTCCTGTTGGCCGACGACCACCCCGTCGTACGGGAGGGGCTGCGCGGGATGCTCGACGCCGAGCCGGACCTGAGCGTGGTGGGCGAGGCGTCCAGCGGTCCCCGGGCCGAGGCCCTGTGCGCCGAGCTGCTGCCGGACATCGTGCTGATGGACCTGCGGATGCCCGGCGGCGGGGGCGTCGAGTCGATCCGCCGGATCAGGGCGGCCGGGCTGCCCTGCCGGGTCGTGGTGCTGACCACGTACGAGAGTGACGGCGACATCCTGCGGGCGGTGGAGGCGGGGGCGTCCGGCTATCTGCTCAAGGATCTGGGCCGGGGTGAGCTGGCGGAGGCGATCCGGGCCGCGGCCCGGGGAGAGACGGTGCTCGCGCCGACGGTGGCGACCCGGCTGGTGGACCAGTTGCGCGGGGTGCCGGAGCTGCCCCGGCTCTCGGAGCGCGAGACGGAGGTGCTGCGGCTGGTGGCGGAGGGGTGCACCAACGCGGAGATCGGGCGGCGGCTGTTCATCGGGGAGTCGACGGTGAAGACCCATCTGCTGCGGATCTTCGGCAAGCTGGGGGTGAGCGACCGGACCGCCGCGGTGACCGGGGCGATGCGCCACGGCCTGCTGTGA
- a CDS encoding ABC transporter — MTTPSTPFTTGLPGAWGLGLLRGGLELKQFFRQRDQVVFTFAFPIVFLVLFASIFSGTAGDTGVPVSQLYVAAMLGAGIMATSFQSLGISIAIERDERQLRRLSSTPMPPAAYFLGKVWLVLVTGVMEAVLLLLVGVGLFDLTLPRDVVSWLTFGWIFLLGTAGCALLGIAISSVPRSGRSAGSVVILPFLVLQFISGVYIPASELPGWMLNIGALFPLKWMCQGFRGVFLPDSAAVLEQAGSWEFGRIALVLGAWCIGGLLLCLLTFRWKSRRDG; from the coding sequence ATGACGACGCCGAGCACTCCGTTCACGACCGGCCTGCCCGGTGCGTGGGGGCTGGGCCTGCTGCGCGGCGGGCTGGAGCTGAAGCAGTTCTTCCGCCAGCGCGACCAGGTCGTCTTCACCTTCGCCTTCCCCATCGTCTTCCTGGTGCTGTTCGCCTCGATCTTCAGCGGGACGGCGGGAGACACCGGCGTCCCCGTCTCGCAGCTCTATGTGGCCGCGATGCTCGGGGCGGGCATCATGGCGACCAGCTTCCAGTCGCTCGGCATCTCCATCGCGATCGAGCGCGACGAGCGGCAGCTGCGCCGGCTGAGCTCCACCCCGATGCCTCCCGCCGCCTACTTCCTCGGGAAGGTGTGGCTGGTCCTGGTGACCGGGGTGATGGAGGCGGTGCTCCTGCTGCTGGTCGGGGTGGGCCTGTTCGATCTCACCCTGCCCCGGGACGTGGTCTCCTGGCTGACGTTCGGCTGGATCTTCCTGCTCGGGACGGCCGGGTGCGCGCTGCTGGGCATCGCGATCAGCAGTGTGCCCCGGTCGGGGCGGAGCGCGGGGTCGGTGGTCATCCTGCCCTTCCTGGTGCTCCAATTCATCTCCGGTGTCTACATCCCGGCGAGCGAGCTGCCCGGCTGGATGCTGAACATCGGCGCGCTGTTCCCGCTGAAGTGGATGTGCCAGGGCTTCCGCGGGGTGTTCCTGCCCGACTCGGCCGCCGTGCTGGAGCAGGCGGGCAGCTGGGAGTTCGGACGGATCGCCCTGGTACTGGGCGCCTGGTGCATCGGAGGATTGCTGCTGTGTCTGCTGACGTTCCGCTGGAAGAGCCGGCGCGACGGCTGA
- a CDS encoding ABC transporter: MLGAMTELVVNVRGLRKKYGGTVALDGLDLGIRRGEVCGLLGPNGAGKSTCVGVLQGQRSRDGGSVEVLGADPATAGRRWRSRVGIVWQDESAPAELTVRETVRHFARYYPRPRDPEETIALVGLEAKAESRIKALSGGQRRRLDVALGVIGSPELLLLDEPTTGFDPAARHQFWELIRLLADDGTTILLTTHYLEEAEALADRLVVVAAGTAVAEGSPEELRARFGTRATVRWTEPDGAPRSEETETPTRTISALADRFGGEVPGLWVTRPTLEDVYLRLTGQSEVTR, translated from the coding sequence ATGCTCGGAGCCATGACGGAACTCGTGGTGAACGTGCGCGGCCTGCGCAAGAAATACGGCGGCACGGTGGCGCTGGACGGCCTGGACCTGGGCATCCGGCGCGGTGAGGTGTGCGGACTGCTCGGACCGAACGGCGCGGGGAAGAGCACGTGTGTGGGGGTGCTCCAGGGGCAGCGGTCCCGGGACGGCGGGAGTGTGGAGGTCCTCGGCGCCGATCCCGCGACGGCCGGCCGCCGGTGGCGGTCCCGGGTCGGGATCGTCTGGCAGGATGAATCCGCGCCCGCCGAGTTGACGGTACGGGAGACGGTCCGGCATTTCGCCCGCTACTACCCGCGCCCGCGCGACCCCGAGGAGACCATCGCCCTCGTCGGTCTGGAGGCGAAGGCGGAGTCCCGGATCAAGGCGCTCTCGGGCGGTCAGCGGCGCCGCCTCGATGTGGCGCTCGGGGTGATCGGCTCCCCCGAACTGCTCCTCCTCGACGAGCCGACCACCGGTTTCGACCCGGCGGCCCGGCACCAGTTCTGGGAGCTGATCCGGCTGCTCGCGGACGACGGCACCACCATCCTCCTCACCACGCACTACCTGGAGGAGGCCGAGGCGCTCGCCGACCGGCTCGTCGTCGTCGCGGCGGGCACCGCGGTCGCCGAGGGGAGCCCCGAGGAGCTGCGGGCCCGGTTCGGCACCCGGGCGACGGTCCGGTGGACGGAGCCGGACGGAGCCCCGCGCTCGGAGGAGACCGAGACCCCTACCCGTACGATTTCCGCGCTCGCCGACCGCTTCGGCGGCGAGGTCCCCGGGCTGTGGGTCACCCGGCCCACGCTGGAGGACGTCTATCTGCGGCTCACCGGCCAGTCGGAGGTGACCCGATGA
- a CDS encoding two-component sensor histidine kinase, whose protein sequence is MVHRRIAAVSADVPLEEPARRLTGADGARDSDVWVRSLRPWDGYFAVVWVVTLAVVLEAAQPSWPVRATAAAIVALNLPWYVLVGRPAVLDDTRAEGPARCYVVGAMLLFLPTAMLVGETQLVTFALAPQCFMLLRLRDALWVLGIMGAVPFAGWALLWRPTVGEAGFRFLLAVATFAFSAFLGQWTMRIIAQSRDRAALIAELEAGREEIARLSTAHGALAERERMSREIHDTLAQGFTSLLMLSQAVESELDHDLPQARRHVALMTRTARENLAEARALVADGSPADLAGTSLPDALCRLADRHTAQTGAPAPLTVTGVVRPLPTAYEVVALRSCQEALANTRKHAGPSVPVSVVLEYAPDALTLSVRDEGCGFDLRKRREGYGLDGVRARAEEAGGGAAVRSAPGAGTSVTVTLPLPLPSAAPAPDASRRSTR, encoded by the coding sequence CTGGTGCATCGGAGGATTGCTGCTGTGTCTGCTGACGTTCCGCTGGAAGAGCCGGCGCGACGGCTGACCGGGGCGGACGGGGCCCGGGACTCCGACGTCTGGGTCAGGTCGCTGCGCCCCTGGGACGGCTATTTCGCCGTCGTCTGGGTCGTCACGCTCGCTGTGGTGCTGGAGGCAGCCCAGCCGTCCTGGCCGGTCCGGGCCACGGCGGCGGCGATAGTGGCGCTGAACCTGCCGTGGTACGTCCTGGTCGGCCGCCCGGCCGTGCTGGACGACACGAGGGCCGAGGGCCCGGCCCGCTGCTATGTGGTGGGGGCGATGCTGCTCTTCCTGCCCACGGCGATGCTGGTGGGCGAGACACAGCTCGTCACGTTCGCGCTGGCCCCGCAGTGCTTCATGCTGCTGCGGCTGCGGGACGCGCTGTGGGTGCTGGGCATCATGGGCGCGGTGCCGTTCGCCGGGTGGGCGCTGCTGTGGCGGCCGACGGTGGGCGAGGCGGGGTTCCGGTTCCTGCTGGCGGTGGCGACCTTCGCGTTCAGCGCGTTCCTGGGGCAGTGGACGATGCGGATCATCGCCCAGAGCCGGGACCGGGCCGCGCTGATCGCCGAGCTGGAGGCGGGCCGCGAGGAGATCGCCCGGCTGTCGACGGCCCACGGGGCGCTGGCGGAGCGGGAGCGGATGTCGCGGGAGATCCACGACACGCTGGCCCAGGGCTTCACCAGCCTGCTGATGCTCTCCCAGGCCGTCGAGTCCGAGCTCGACCACGATCTGCCGCAGGCCCGGCGGCATGTGGCGCTGATGACGCGGACCGCGCGGGAGAACCTCGCCGAGGCACGGGCGCTGGTGGCCGACGGCTCCCCCGCCGATCTGGCCGGCACCTCGCTGCCGGACGCCCTGTGCCGGCTGGCCGACCGGCACACCGCGCAGACCGGTGCCCCGGCCCCGCTGACGGTGACCGGCGTGGTCCGGCCGCTGCCGACCGCGTACGAGGTGGTCGCCCTGCGCTCCTGTCAGGAGGCCCTCGCCAACACCCGTAAGCACGCGGGCCCGTCCGTGCCGGTGTCGGTGGTGCTGGAGTACGCCCCCGACGCCCTGACCCTGTCCGTACGGGACGAGGGGTGCGGCTTCGACCTCCGGAAGCGGCGCGAGGGCTACGGTCTGGACGGGGTGCGGGCCCGTGCCGAGGAGGCGGGCGGCGGCGCGGCGGTCCGCAGCGCCCCGGGCGCGGGGACCTCGGTGACCGTGACCCTGCCGCTGCCCCTGCCGTCGGCCGCCCCGGCCCCGGACGCCTCCCGAAGGAGTACCCGATGA
- a CDS encoding AAA family ATPase: protein MEPDLFTAAAEDRQEKDPSSSPLAVRMRPRVLDEVVGQQHLLKPGSPLRRLVEGSGGPAGASSVILWGPPGTGKTTLAYVVSKATNKRFVELSAITAGVKEVRAVIESARRATGGFGKETVLFLDEIHRFSKAQQDSLLPAVENRWVTLIAATTENPYFSIISPLLSRSLLLTLEPLTDDDLRDLLRRALTDERGLGGAVTLPEDAEAHLLRIAGGDARRALTALEAAAGAALATHEAEITLETVEATVDRAAVKYDRDGDQHYDVASALIKSIRGSDVDAALHYLARMIEAGEDPRFIARRLMISASEDIGLADPTALPTAVAAAQAVAMIGFPEAALTLSHATIALALAPKSNAATLAISAAQEDVRKGLAGPVPAHLRDGHYKGAAKLGHAQGYVYPHDVQGGIAAQQYAPDEVRDRRYYTPTRHGAEARYADVVERVRERLGRTGSGADPS from the coding sequence GTGGAGCCCGACCTCTTTACCGCAGCCGCCGAAGACCGCCAGGAGAAGGACCCGTCCAGCAGCCCCCTCGCTGTCCGGATGCGTCCGCGCGTCCTGGACGAGGTCGTCGGCCAGCAGCACCTGCTCAAGCCGGGATCGCCGCTGCGCCGGCTCGTCGAGGGGAGCGGCGGCCCGGCCGGAGCCTCGTCGGTGATCCTGTGGGGCCCGCCCGGCACCGGGAAGACGACCCTGGCGTACGTGGTCAGCAAGGCCACCAACAAGCGCTTCGTGGAGCTCTCCGCGATCACCGCGGGCGTCAAGGAGGTCCGGGCCGTTATCGAGAGCGCGCGCCGCGCCACCGGCGGCTTCGGCAAGGAGACCGTCCTCTTCCTGGACGAGATCCACCGCTTCTCCAAGGCCCAGCAGGACTCCTTGCTCCCCGCCGTGGAGAACCGCTGGGTGACCCTGATTGCCGCCACCACGGAGAACCCGTACTTCTCGATCATCTCGCCGCTGCTCTCGCGCTCGCTGCTCCTCACCCTGGAGCCGCTCACCGACGACGACCTGCGTGATCTGCTGCGTCGGGCGCTGACCGACGAGCGCGGGCTCGGCGGCGCCGTCACGCTGCCCGAGGACGCGGAGGCGCATCTGCTGCGGATCGCGGGCGGCGACGCGCGCCGGGCGCTCACCGCCCTGGAGGCGGCCGCCGGTGCGGCGCTCGCCACGCACGAGGCGGAGATCACGCTGGAGACGGTCGAGGCGACCGTCGACCGGGCCGCCGTGAAGTACGACCGCGACGGCGACCAGCACTACGACGTGGCCAGCGCGCTCATCAAGTCCATCCGCGGCTCCGACGTGGACGCCGCCCTGCACTATCTGGCCCGGATGATCGAGGCGGGGGAGGACCCCCGGTTCATCGCCCGGCGGCTGATGATCTCCGCCAGCGAGGACATCGGCCTCGCCGACCCCACCGCGCTGCCGACGGCGGTGGCGGCCGCCCAGGCCGTCGCCATGATCGGCTTCCCGGAGGCGGCGCTCACCCTCAGCCACGCCACGATCGCCCTGGCGCTCGCGCCCAAGTCGAACGCGGCGACGCTCGCGATATCGGCCGCGCAGGAGGACGTGCGGAAGGGGCTCGCGGGTCCCGTCCCGGCGCATCTGCGCGACGGCCACTACAAGGGCGCGGCCAAGCTCGGCCACGCCCAGGGCTATGTGTATCCGCACGACGTCCAGGGCGGCATCGCCGCCCAGCAGTACGCCCCGGACGAGGTCCGCGACCGGCGGTACTACACCCCGACCCGGCACGGCGCCGAGGCACGGTACGCGGACGTGGTCGAGCGGGTCCGCGAGCGTCTGGGCCGTACGGGCAGCGGCGCGGACCCTTCCTGA